A DNA window from Paraburkholderia sp. IMGN_8 contains the following coding sequences:
- a CDS encoding EAL domain-containing protein gives MAEQRCSAMVVVDGQQAIGIWTEHDALALADDPSVLFQPIDSVMSHPVLSLSEHTRLGDAAVHFRSEDIRHCLVVDDQGRSLGILTQTDLVMSQGAEFFLRMKSIESVKVSVPVLVSHNLYVNEAMRLMRSQRLSAIVVKYPEGLHGILTERDIVRLVASGALLGTVGTYASRPLRSLRNAQSLYAARQFLVEHRMRHVGVVDSQDSLIGVLGLADILNDIEYEYVHELQTALRERDDALFESRYNLRLADRVVESSLDGVMVTDLQGNIERVNPAFTRLTGYTKAEAVGRNARLLSSGRQSPAFYRELWKCLRERGHWKGEIWNRRKSGEIYLEYLSISGICDEDGRCSNYAAIFSDITGRRLAEERLSYLATHDALTGLPNRTLFSERLNHAMVRAQRTSKRAAVMFLDLDRFKLINDTLGHGIGDETLRVIAERLKRAVRETDTVARLGGDEFTIVAEDIEDVRHVGQIAQSLLTSVGQPIDVGAQLVFVTPSIGISLYPDDGTDPKQLLMQADQAMYEAKEVGKNNFQFFATPMTSSAMERIVLESELHNALENNEFHLHYQPEYDVQTGAITSVEALIRWQHPKRGLISPDQFIPVAEESALIVPIGGWVLREACRQARTWLDEGFDFGRIAVNLSGKQCRHDGFLHEVACVLSDTGLPARRLQFELVESMAMTGREDTGALLRELAGRGISLAIDDFGTGYSAFAYLQTLPVDTLKVDRSFLAQIGPETTDGAIVRAIVAMAKALGITVVAEGVEQESQMQFLREIGCDRAQGYLLTRPAPAHQMQRTALGVRCGLHVEHQYQFRQTNDTLATATEQA, from the coding sequence ATGGCAGAGCAACGATGTAGCGCGATGGTTGTGGTGGACGGCCAACAAGCCATCGGCATATGGACCGAGCATGATGCCCTGGCTCTCGCGGACGATCCCAGCGTTCTGTTTCAGCCAATCGACTCGGTGATGAGTCACCCGGTCCTGTCGTTATCGGAGCACACTCGTCTCGGCGATGCCGCCGTGCATTTCAGGAGCGAAGACATTCGTCATTGCCTGGTCGTTGATGATCAGGGACGCTCGCTCGGCATTCTGACGCAGACCGACCTCGTCATGAGTCAAGGCGCCGAGTTTTTCCTTCGGATGAAATCCATTGAATCCGTAAAGGTTTCGGTGCCCGTTCTGGTAAGTCACAATCTGTACGTGAACGAGGCGATGCGGCTCATGCGGTCGCAGCGTCTGAGTGCGATCGTTGTCAAATATCCAGAGGGCCTACACGGCATTCTGACTGAGCGCGACATCGTTCGACTTGTAGCGAGCGGTGCGTTGCTCGGTACGGTGGGTACCTATGCAAGCCGTCCGCTGCGTTCGTTGCGGAATGCGCAGAGTCTTTACGCCGCGCGGCAGTTTCTGGTGGAGCACCGTATGCGACATGTCGGCGTGGTCGACAGCCAGGATTCCCTCATTGGCGTACTGGGTCTGGCGGACATTCTGAACGACATCGAATATGAATACGTTCACGAGTTGCAAACGGCACTTCGCGAGCGCGACGATGCATTGTTCGAATCGCGCTACAACTTGCGGCTTGCCGACCGGGTGGTCGAATCGTCGCTGGACGGTGTGATGGTCACCGATCTGCAGGGGAACATCGAGAGAGTCAATCCCGCCTTTACCAGATTAACAGGCTACACGAAGGCGGAGGCAGTTGGCCGAAACGCCAGATTGCTGAGTTCTGGACGCCAGTCGCCTGCTTTTTATCGTGAGCTCTGGAAATGCCTGCGCGAAAGAGGACATTGGAAAGGGGAGATATGGAATCGCAGGAAAAGCGGCGAAATCTACCTCGAATACCTTTCGATATCTGGCATATGCGATGAGGACGGACGATGCTCCAACTACGCGGCGATCTTCTCGGACATAACAGGGCGTCGGCTTGCTGAAGAACGTCTTAGCTATCTTGCCACACATGACGCGCTCACCGGGTTGCCCAATCGAACATTGTTCAGCGAACGCCTAAACCACGCGATGGTCAGAGCGCAGCGCACATCAAAGCGGGCCGCGGTCATGTTCCTCGATCTTGACCGCTTCAAGCTGATCAACGACACGCTGGGTCACGGGATCGGCGACGAAACACTGAGAGTCATTGCGGAGCGACTGAAGCGCGCCGTACGGGAGACCGATACGGTCGCCCGCCTGGGCGGAGACGAATTTACGATTGTCGCCGAAGACATAGAGGACGTCCGCCATGTCGGGCAGATCGCGCAGTCGCTCCTGACCTCCGTAGGCCAGCCGATCGACGTCGGCGCACAACTGGTGTTTGTCACGCCGAGCATCGGAATCAGCTTGTATCCCGATGACGGGACTGATCCGAAACAGTTGCTCATGCAGGCGGATCAAGCGATGTATGAGGCAAAGGAAGTTGGTAAGAACAATTTCCAGTTCTTTGCGACCCCGATGACCTCATCCGCGATGGAGCGGATTGTGCTTGAGAGCGAACTGCACAACGCCCTGGAGAACAATGAGTTCCATCTGCATTACCAACCCGAGTACGACGTGCAGACCGGCGCCATCACAAGCGTCGAAGCGTTGATCCGATGGCAGCATCCTAAGCGAGGCCTCATTTCCCCCGATCAGTTCATTCCGGTTGCGGAAGAGTCTGCGTTGATCGTTCCAATCGGTGGATGGGTGCTGCGCGAAGCGTGTCGCCAGGCACGTACATGGCTTGATGAAGGATTCGACTTCGGACGAATCGCAGTCAACCTCTCAGGAAAGCAATGCCGGCACGATGGCTTTCTGCATGAGGTTGCATGTGTCTTGAGCGATACCGGATTGCCTGCCCGACGCCTTCAATTCGAACTCGTTGAGAGCATGGCCATGACGGGCCGTGAAGACACAGGAGCGCTGCTGCGAGAACTGGCGGGGCGCGGCATCAGTCTGGCGATTGATGATTTCGGCACCGGGTACTCAGCATTCGCGTATTTGCAGACGCTACCGGTGGATACGCTCAAGGTTGATCGGTCGTTTCTGGCCCAGATAGGGCCAGAAACGACCGATGGCGCGATCGTGCGGGCGATCGTCGCGATGGCGAAAGCCCTCGGCATCACTGTTGTGGCCGAGGGGGTCGAGCAGGAGTCGCAGATGCAATTCCTGCGCGAGATCGGTTGCGACCGGGCGCAAGGTTACCTGTTGACTCGGCCGGCCCCCGCGCACCAGATGCAACGAACAGCACTTGGCGTTCGGTGCGGTCTCCATGTCGAGCATCAATACCAGTTTCGGCAAACGAACGACACGCTAGCAACCGCTACCGAACAGGCTTAA
- a CDS encoding methyl-accepting chemotaxis protein yields MRENLPVTDEEYVLSERDVIITRTDVSGRIVYANEAFLRSSGYQRGEVMGEPQNIVRHPDMPVEAFRDLWATIGRNQPWTGVVKNRRKTGGFYWVLANVTPVLERGQKVGYMSVRTKPSKEQIAKAMRLYGTLSASGRKRLRLSGGDVRRAGVGGRVDRLLRLPVDLRLWVVIAVLIAVFLLQAFSVHRPLLPGISQLWQAWLLGGLGMGIASACGVYLTRNVLTPLKVLNGSALNVLSGHIQELFPERGDAQTRLLGRMLNQMNAKLVGVLIDAKISIDVIRDATQEFANGNADLANRTDEQASAIEQTTASLAEITETAEHNALGAERANATGQKTAESAEVAAQEVHRTVEVMAHVGERSRKIAEITSVIDAIAFQTNIIALNASVEAARAGQYGRGFAVVATEVRSLAQRAAGAAKEIKTLIESSLDTVTVAAQAAARAGETMSTVEQAVTRLTHTLHDIALASRGQSAQITQINDAVGQVAELTQRNAALVEQSAAASTDLQQQTQSLEATVSIFNLRSES; encoded by the coding sequence ATGCGCGAGAATCTACCAGTCACTGACGAAGAATATGTGTTGTCTGAACGAGACGTCATCATCACCCGTACCGACGTCTCAGGCCGCATTGTGTACGCCAATGAAGCCTTTCTGAGGAGCAGCGGCTATCAGCGCGGGGAGGTGATGGGCGAGCCCCAGAACATCGTTCGACACCCGGACATGCCTGTCGAGGCATTTCGCGATTTGTGGGCAACCATCGGCAGGAACCAGCCCTGGACTGGAGTTGTCAAGAACCGCCGCAAAACCGGCGGGTTTTATTGGGTTCTCGCAAATGTCACACCCGTTTTGGAGCGTGGCCAGAAAGTGGGGTACATGTCGGTACGGACCAAGCCGTCAAAGGAACAGATCGCCAAAGCAATGCGTCTGTATGGAACGTTGAGCGCTTCAGGACGCAAAAGGCTGCGATTATCCGGCGGCGATGTCAGGCGGGCGGGAGTCGGCGGAAGGGTGGATCGGTTGCTCCGCTTGCCTGTCGATCTGCGTCTTTGGGTCGTTATAGCGGTGCTGATTGCGGTGTTCCTGTTGCAGGCATTCAGCGTGCATCGTCCGCTGCTGCCGGGCATTTCCCAGCTATGGCAAGCATGGTTGCTTGGAGGTCTGGGCATGGGGATCGCGAGTGCATGCGGCGTTTATCTGACGCGGAACGTACTCACCCCGTTGAAAGTGCTTAATGGCAGCGCACTCAATGTGTTAAGCGGTCACATTCAGGAATTGTTTCCAGAACGAGGTGACGCGCAGACCAGGCTGCTTGGCAGAATGCTCAATCAGATGAACGCAAAGCTGGTTGGTGTCCTGATCGATGCGAAGATCTCGATCGATGTAATTCGCGATGCGACTCAGGAGTTCGCCAATGGGAACGCTGACCTTGCCAATCGGACGGACGAGCAGGCGAGCGCGATTGAGCAAACGACCGCGAGCCTCGCTGAAATTACCGAAACTGCGGAGCACAACGCACTCGGCGCCGAGCGCGCAAACGCCACCGGGCAGAAGACCGCTGAATCCGCAGAAGTGGCCGCACAGGAGGTGCACAGAACCGTGGAGGTGATGGCGCATGTAGGTGAACGCTCGCGCAAGATCGCTGAGATCACATCTGTGATCGATGCGATCGCATTCCAGACGAACATCATCGCGCTCAACGCATCGGTGGAGGCAGCCCGGGCTGGCCAGTACGGCCGCGGGTTCGCCGTGGTGGCCACCGAAGTTCGTAGTCTTGCGCAAAGGGCGGCCGGCGCGGCGAAGGAAATCAAGACGTTGATTGAGAGTTCCCTTGATACGGTGACGGTGGCCGCGCAAGCAGCCGCCCGCGCCGGCGAGACCATGAGCACCGTGGAGCAGGCCGTTACGCGATTGACTCACACGCTGCACGACATTGCGCTTGCGAGCCGGGGGCAGAGCGCGCAGATCACGCAAATCAACGATGCGGTCGGGCAGGTAGCGGAACTCACGCAGCGCAATGCTGCTCTTGTCGAGCAATCTGCGGCGGCTTCGACTGATCTGCAGCAGCAGACTCAATCGCTCGAGGCCACGGTGAGCATTTTCAACCTCCGCAGCGAATCGTAA